One region of Salvelinus sp. IW2-2015 linkage group LG6.1, ASM291031v2, whole genome shotgun sequence genomic DNA includes:
- the LOC111965262 gene encoding zinc finger protein 516, with amino-acid sequence MNPRESGGGGVEAMETQAGGLEVGEEGGKASHGGDGEEGEEDKASAYDCNVCGRSFPFQSSLSQHMRRHTGARPYKCPYCDHRASQKGNLKVHIRSHKLRTLTSHHPEEAEDGPEEEEEGSGEVGVSEGLDGGTSPTKSSSACNRVVNGDADTEEGIGKTAVRSVKREKSSSEQRPYCCRLCGYQTQREDQLLSHIEKVHITADMEDETNPVSQEAVATEGEAGTQVTDGAFXCETCGQVFTQAWFLKSHMKKHAGLLEHCCRVCGRRFREAWFLKSHMKTHXGSKASGRGKPKADSXEAAATXNDVAQDPETNXTSTXLYQVCSKCGNLFHDRESLXAHEKXHXQAKQPTQGQRRPSDDXDSXXAKRRLLDYLSLRPAXEEKPQEEKRRLGQRIPELDPVCSYQAWQLATRGRVLEPVEXYSXKATAGGEGDEVLAGGTVVYEKESSRYILEGQQRERRSGRRSSTSGGGGSSHHTSPGERTPESLSDSEYRPSSRQGRRXSSXQQSQXKSTECFECGKVFRSRHQMIVHQRVHQRRDGGRGSGSGGDNRAGQGVDRWGSTSDPESGSPSRPSTPGYGNSPPASTLGEDAPEMSTADAVQLADEKPYVCSLCDFVSTESSAFLSHLRLQHTCDGRPIPNPSSSSERGTPSSFPKLKRALLDGLAQSSAPHPYLSVRPSRDKCTDGSSSPTDPHHIAPLDLCVRAEGHRGPASSALQQTGLPSHKCSYCSHSTHYLEVLWMHQTVAHRINSSALAPKWALLKNGFKGPREGSSSRRRTGPPPALDGRECPPLPPVVRTPRTRPPSLNGGQKKDVRDRAASQPSTSSSSTQGSSASGSQSVRPPRAGSRQRGEAVPDQGQRSRSNSRPRVEIYPRGGSLTGSLEKSTAAGAPQRPSAPSPSVGGTTRLVDRYMLPQEGLGFMLSSKHGLAEYSRARSSPQPQPKSSSSQSHTQSHPQSQGRPRAERPAHNTTTAGQGYGASHSQTLGSAVQVSSTSSSYSYSAQHVEVKQEEARGVETPELPMDILSFLKNCNSNDLATLYHRWGAANPLLDPTGMLRSQVRQGEYGCQECGKELQSAQSLRTHMRSHTVVFDYNGLRGADAQTNPSEAPKQGRDRSGAASARTEPLRKGT; translated from the exons ATGAACCccagagagagcggaggaggaggagtggaggccaTGGAGACCCAGGCGGGAGGGctggaggtgggggaggagggaggcaagGCCAGccatggaggagatggagaagagggggaagaagacAAGGCCTCAGCCTACGACTGCAACGTGTGTGGCCGGAGCTTCCCCTTCCAGAGCTCTCTGTCGCAGCACATGCGGCGCCACACAGGCGCACGCCCCTACAAGTGTCCCTACTGCGACCACCGTGCCTCCCAGAAAGGCAACCTCAAGGTCCACATCCGCAGCCACAAGCTGCGCACRCTCACTAGCCACCACCCCGAGGAGGCGGAGGATGggccagaggaggaagaggaggggtcaGGTGAAGTGGGTGTGTCCGAGGGCCTGGACGGTGGAACCAGTCCGACGAAGAGCAGCTCGGCCTGTAACAGGGTCGTCAACGGAGACGCTGACACAGAAGAGGGCATAGGGAAGACGGCGGTGAGGAGCGTCAAAAGGGAGAAGTCGAGCTCTGAGCAGCGGCCATATTGCTGCCGTCTGTGYGGGTACCAGACCCAGCGCGAGGACCAACTCCTCAGTCACATCGAGAAGGTCCACATCACAGCTGACATGGAGGACGAGACTAACCCAGTGAGTCAGGAGGCAGTGGCAACGGAGGGAGAAGCAGGGACTCAGGTCACTGATGGKGCCTTCCMCTGTGAGACGTGTGGCCAGGTGTTCACACAGGCCTGGTTCCTTAAGTCCCACATGAAGAAACACGCAGGCCTCCTTGAGCACTGTTGTCGGGTGTGCGGCCGCCGYTTCAGGGAAGCCTGGTTCCTCAAGAGCCACATGAAGACCCACAMTGGCTCCAAGGCCTCYGGCCGGGGGAAACCCAAGGCAGACTCCCWAGAGGCCGCGGCCACCRTCAACGACGTGGCCCAAGACCCAGAGACCAATGKGACCTCCACAARCCTTTAYCAGGTTTGCTCCAAGTGTGGMAACCTGTTCCATGACMGAGAGAGCCTGARGGCCCACGAGAAGRTCCACARCCAGGCTAAGCAGCCGACACAGGGCCAGAGACGACCTAGYGATGACGSGGACTCYCYCRGTGCCAAAAGGCGCCTCCTGGACTACCTCAGCCTCCGSCCAGCTGYCGAAGAAAARCCYCAGGAAGAGAAGAGGCGCTTRGGCCAGAGRATCCCCGAGCTGGACCCAGTTTGTAGCTACCAGGCCTGGCAGCTGGCTACKCGKGGCAGGGTTCTGGAGCCTGTGGAGGSATACAGTATRAAGGCTACGGCAGGTGGAGAAGGGGATGAGGTCCTGGCTGGAGGGACTGTGGTGTACGAGAAGGAGAGCAGCCGCTACATCCTGGAGGGCCAGCAGAGGGAGMGACGCTCAGGGAGACGCAGCAGCACCAGCGGGGGAGGGGGTAGTAGCCACCACACCTCCCCCGGGGAGCGCACTCCCGAGAGCCTGAGCGACTCGGAGTACCGTCCCTCCTCCCGCCAGGGCCGACGTYCCTCSTCCTYCCAGCAGAGCCAGWCCAAGTCCACCGAGTGCTTYGAGTGCGGAAAGGTGTTCCGYAGCCGCCACCAGATGATTGTGCACCAGCGGGTCCACCAGAGGCGAGACGGGGGCAGGGGTTCCGGGTCCGGAGGGGACAACAGGGCAGGGCAAGGAGTGGACCGCTGGGGATCCACCAGTGACCCCGAATCAGGCTCCCCCAGCAGGCCCAGCACCCCAGGGTACGGGAACTCACCACCAGCCTCCACCCTGGGAGAGGACGCCCCTGAGATGAGCACCGCCGATGCAGTCCAACTGGCAG ATGAGAAGCCTTACGTCTGCAGCCTGTGTGACTTTGTCAGCACGGAGTCCtctgccttcctgtcccatctaCGTCTCCAGCACACCTGTGACGGCCGACCCATTCCCAACCCCAGCTCCAGCTCTGAGAGAGGCACCCCCAGTAGCTTCCCCAAGCTGAAGAGGGCCCTCCTCGACGGGCTTGCTCAATCCTCTGCCCCCCACCCTTACCTCTCTGTCCGGCCGTCGAGAGACAAATGCACCGACGGGAGCAGTTCACCCACTGACCCTCACCATATTGCTCCTCTGGACCTGTGTGTGAGAGCCGAGGGCCACAGGGGCCCGGCCTCCTCAGCCCTTCAGCAGACGGGCCTGCCCAGTCATAAGTGCTCCTACTGCTCCCACTCCACCCACTACCTGGAGGTGCTGTGGATGCACCAGACTGTCGCCCATCGCATCAACAGCAGCGCCCTGGCCCCCAAATGGGCCCTCCTGAAGAATGGCTTCAAGGGCCCCCGAGAGGGTTCGTCCTCCAGGAGACGCACGGGCCCTCCTCCCGCTCTGGATGGGAGGGAGTGTCCCCCGTTGCCCCCTGTGGTGCGCACCCCCCGCACACGCCCCCCATCGTTGAATGGGGGCCAGAAGAAAGACGTCAGGGACAGGGCAGCCAGTCAACCCAgcacctcttcttcctccacacAAGGATCCTCTGCCTCAGGCTCCCAGAGTGTGCGGCCTCCCAGGGCAGGCAGCAGACAGAGAGGCGAGGCTGTGCCGGATCAGGGCCAACGCTCTCGCTCCAACTCCAGGCCCAGGGTGGAGATCTACCCACGCGGAGGCTCCTTGACCGGCTCCCTGGAGAAGAGCACTGCGGCCGGGGCTCCCCAGCGACCCTCAGCCCCTAGCCCCAGTGTTGGAGGAACCACCAGGCTGGTGGATAGGTACATGTTGCCTCAGGAAGGCCTTGGATTCATGCTGTCCAGCAAACATGGCCTGGCAGAGTACAGCAGAGCCAGGAGCTCgcctcagccccagcccaagTCCAGCAGCTCCCAGTCCCACACCCAGTCTCACCCCCAGTCCCAGGGCAGACCCAGGGCAGAGCGCCCAGCCCACAACACCACCACGGCAGGCCAGGGATATGGAGCCTCCCACTCCCAGACACTTGGGAGCGCCGTCCAGGtatcctccacctcttcctcctactcctaCTCAGCCCAGCATGTGGAGGTGAAACAGGAGGAGGCACGGGGGGTGGAGACACCAGAGCTGCCCATGGACATCTTGAGCTTCCTGAAGAACTGTAACTCCAATGACCTGGCGACGCTCTACCACCGCTGGGGCGCCGCCAACCCCCTACTGGACCCCACAG gGATGCTGAGGTCTCAGGTTCGACAAGGGGAATATGGCTGCCAAGAGTGCGGGAAGGAGCTTCAGTCAGCCCAGTCACTCCGCACACACATGAGATCCCACACAG TCGTGTTTGATTATAACGGACTCCGAGGTGCTGACGCTCAGACCAACCCCTCGGAAGCTCCCAAACAA gGGAGAGACCGTTCCGGTGCCGCCTCTGCCCGTACCGAGCCTCTCAGAAAGGGAACCTAA